The Euphorbia lathyris chromosome 2, ddEupLath1.1, whole genome shotgun sequence genome includes a window with the following:
- the LOC136220871 gene encoding nuclear transcription factor Y subunit B-4-like, which yields MGGGSAGDLPYQGFSGGTSSLTLPIYGTSSQQGSNGGAPEAEAGNSGPVVREQDRFMPIANVIRIMRRILPPHAKISDDAKETIQECVSEYISFITGEANDRCQKEQRKTITAEDVLWAMGKLGFDDYVEPLTVFLNRYRDNENDRSSYRDPILKRSSAGVLNHGMPLPPQFGPGYPMPPPPPVFGGGYYRDPAGNVGGSNPNPNPNQHPNSNPNQHLQYDPFGQFK from the exons ATGGGCGGAGGAAGCGCAGGCGATCTCCCTTACCAAGGATTTTCCGGCGGAACCTCCTCCCTCACCCTCCCTATCTACG GCACCAGCTCGCAGCAGGGAAGCAACGGCGGAGCTCCGGAAGCAGAAGCAGGCAACTCAGGTCCGGTGGTGCGTGAGCAAGACAGATTTATGCCGATAGCAAATGTTATCCGCATCATGCGGCGGATTCTCCCACCGCATGCGAAGATATCCGACGACGCAAAGGAGACAATCCAGGAATGCGTGTCGGAGTACATAAGCTTCATCACCGGCGAGGCCAATGACCGGTGCCAGAAGGAGCAGAGAAAGACAATCACCGCAGAAGATGTACTGTGGGCGATGGGAAAGCTTGGATTTGATGACTATGTGGAGCCTCTAACTGTCTTCCTCAACCGCTATCGTGACAATGAGAATGATCGTAGCTCTTACCGTGACCCTATCCTGAAACGTAGCAGCGCCGGAGTTTTGAATCATGGTATGCCGCTGCCGCCGCAATTTGGACCGGGTTATCCTATGCCGCCGCCGCCTCCTGTGTTTGGTGGTGGGTATTACAGGGATCCTGCTGGAAATGTTGGTGGTAGTAACCCTAATCCTAATCCTAATCAGCATCCTAATTCTAATCCTAATCAGCATCTTCAGTATGATCCTTTTGGTCAGTTTAAGTGA